One Caretta caretta isolate rCarCar2 chromosome 8, rCarCar1.hap1, whole genome shotgun sequence DNA window includes the following coding sequences:
- the STING1 gene encoding stimulator of interferon genes protein, with the protein MSHEMERPSIQTPLIIPKPRGERAHYATWGFIALCVFALYHMEQSWHHVAENLTFSLMTLQIGVLLKGVCNFVEEIWHVQSRHHSSWWRVVKACLSPSLRCYTLLLLVNVCTYMALLRDTGMQLFLNLNLGCLCQLLSFAFGLQSPSAVEMSEICEKNNRNVAHGLAWSYYVGYLKLVLPRLKDLISEFNRANNNLLKCKETWKLHILLPVSCEIYDDLQKADSHIQYWKDLPALQLDRAGTKWRSYKQSIYKILGEDKKLNYCIVEYAPPLQALYAMSQDESATFSREDRLEQAQLFCRTLGEILQHSKECAGCYRLIVYEESGDSDSHFLSKEILRHIRQQHLEEYTMCEGNHEPTTFLSTEPSILISDSELPGPLRSDGF; encoded by the exons ATGTCTCATGAAATGGAAAGACCCAGCATCCAAACTCCCCTGATCATCCCCAAACCTCGGGGGGAACGGGCTCACTATGCAACCTGGGGCTTCATTGCTCTTTGCGTCTTTGCCCTGTATCACATGGAGCAGTCCTGGCACCATGTCGCAGAGAACCTCACCTTCTCCTTAATGACCCTGCAGATCGGAGTGCTGCTCAAAGGGGTTTGCAACTTCGTGGAAGAGATTTGGCATGTGCAATCCAG ACACCACAGCAGCTGGTGGAGGGTGGTGAAGGCCTGCCTGAGCCCGAGTCTGCGCTGCTACACGCTCCTGCTGCTGGTCAACGTCTGCACCTACATGGCCCTACTCAGGGACACCGGGATGCAGCTCTTCCTCAACCTCAACCTCGGCTGCCTCTGCCAGCTCCTCAGCTTCGCCTTTGGGCTTCAG AGTCCCTCCGCAGTGGAAATGTCTGAAATCTGTGAAAAGAACAACCGCAACGTAGCACATGGACTAGCCTGGTCTTACTATGTGGGGTATTTAAAGTTAGTTCTGCCAC GCCTTAAAGACTTGATCAGTGAGTTTAACAGAGCCAATAACAATTTGCTGAAGTGCAAGGAGACTTGGAAATTGCATATCCTTCTCCCAGTGAGCTGTGAGATATACGATGATCTGCAGAAGGCTGACAGCCACATCCAGTACTGGAAGGATCTCCCGGCGCTGCAGCTCGACCGGGCTGGCACTAAATGGAGAAGCTACAAACAAAGCATCTATAAAATTTTGGGTGAAGACAAAAAG CTGAATTACTGCATTGTGGAGTACGCCCCCCCGCTGCAGGCCCTCTATGCTATGTCCCAGGATGAAAGCGCCACCTTCAGCCGGGAGGATCGCCTGGAGCAAGCCCAGCTCTTCTGCAGGACTTTGGGGGAGATCTTACAGCACTCCAAGGAGTGCGCAGGCTGCTACCGGCTCATTGTATATGAGG AGTCAGGAGACAGCGACAGCCATTTCCTGTCAAAGGAGATCCTAAGGCACATCAGACAGCAGCACCTGGAGGAATACACCATGTGCGAGGGGAATCACGAGCCCACCACCTTCCTCTCAACAGAGCCCAGCATCCTGATCAGTGACTCGGAGCTACCTGGGCCTCTGCGGAGCGATGGCTTCTGA